CCTCGCCGGGGCGCGGCGCCGGACGCGTGCCGTGGCCGGGATCGCGCCGGTCGAGGTCACGGAGTTGACGCTGGTCCAGCGGTTGACCCCGCTGTCCGAAGTGGAGCGTGGCAGGGTGGTGCTGGACCTGGTGCGTGCGGAGGTCGCCGCGGTGCGGCACGCGCGACCGGCCGAAATCGACACCGGTAAGGGCTTCACCGAACTGGGACTGGATTCGCTGGCCGCGATCGAACTGCGCAACCGGCTCGGTGCCGCCACCGAACTCCGCCTGCCCGCCACGCTGATGTTCGACTACCCGAACCCCGGCGTGCTGGCGAACTTCCTGCTCGACGAGCTGGACCTGCCGGAGAGCCCGGCACCGGCCGGGGACGAGGACGGCATCCAGCGCGCGCTCGCGGCGATCCCGGTGGCCAGGATCCGGGAGGCCGGTCTGCTCGACGCGCTGCTGGAACTGGCCGGGCCCGAAGCACCGCCGGAAGAGGAGCTGACGAACATGGCGATCGACGACCTGGTGCGGGCGGCCCTCGAGGCCACCGAGTCGCGGTGACGGGAGGACTGGCGATGGATTCCGAGCGGGTCGTCGAAGCGCTGCGGCAGTCGGTGCGGGAGAACGAACGGCTGCGGCAGCTCAACAACAGCCTGGTCGAGGCCGCCGCCGAGCCGATCGCCATCGTCGGCATGGCGTGCCGGTTCGCCGGCGGGGTCGGCTCGCCCGAGGACCTGTGGCGAATGATCGACGAAGGCCGGGACGGGGTCACCGAGTTCCCCGCGGACCGGGGCTGGGACGTGGACGGGCTCTACGACCCGGAACCGGGCAAGCCGGGCAAGATCATCACCCGCCAGGGCGCGTTCCTGCACGACGCCGCGGAGTTCGACGCCGAACTGTTCGGCATCTCGCCCCGTGAGGCGCGGGAGATGGACCCGCAGCAGCGGGTGCTGCTGGAAACCTCGTGGGAGGCGCTGGAGAACGCCCGCATCGATCCGTTCTCCCTGCGGGGTGGCCGGACCGGGGTGTTCGCCGGGGTGATGTACCACGACTACGAAGGTGCCGACGGTGGCGGCGGTCTGGTCAGCGGCCGGGTCGCCTTCACCTTCGGCCTGGAGGGTCCCGCGGTCAGCGTGGACACCGCGTGCTCGTCGTCGCTGGTGGGCCTGCACCTGGCCATGCAGTCGCTGCGGTCCGGTGAATGCCCGCTGGCGCTGGTCGGCGGGGTGACCGTGATGGCGACGCCGGAGACCTTCCTGTACTTCAGCAAGCAGCGCGGGCTGGCCCCGGACGGCCGGTGCAAGTCCTTCGCCGCGGCCGCCGACGGCACCGGCTGGGGTGAGGGCTCGGGCATGCTGGTGCTGGAGCGGCTGTCCGACGCCCGGCGCAACGGGCGGCGGGTGCACGCGGTGGTGCGGTCGTCCGCGACCAACCAGGACGGTGCCTCCAGCGGGATCACCACGCCGAACGGGCCGTCACAGCAGCGGCTGATCCAGCAGGCGCTGCGGGGCGCCGGTCTAGAACCGTCCGATGTGGATGCCGTGGAGGCACACGGCACCGGCACGCGGCTGGGTGATCCGATCGAGGCGCAGGCGCTGCTGGCCACCTACGGCCGGGACCGGCCGGCGGACCGGCCGCTGTGGCTGGGTTCGGTGAAGTCGAACCTCGGCCACACGCAGGCGGCGGCCGGCGTGGCCGGGATCATCAAGATGATCATGGCCATGCGGCACGACACGCTGCCGAGAACGCTGCACGTCGACACGCCGACACCGCAGGTCGACTGGTCGGCCGGGAACGTCCGGCTGCTGACCGAAGCGCGGCCGTGGCAGCCCAATGGCCACCCGCGCCGCGCCGGGATCTCCTCGTTCGGCATCAGCGGCACCAACGCCCACGTCATTCTCGAAGAACCACCACGGCAGTGACGACCGTGCGCGCCCGGGGCGTCCCGGGCGCGCACGATTCTGTTCAGTCAGGTGAGGACTGGAGTTCCACCAGGTTCCCGGCCGGGTCACGAAGGTGGGCCATCCGGGTTTCCGGGCCCCATTCCGGGTAGTCCGCGGCGGGCCGGACCACGGTGGCGCCGTTTTCTTCGAGCAGGCGCTGCGCGGCGTCCACATCGGCGAGCCGGAAAACAAGCAGCACGGCTTCGCCCGCCGAGGACGGTGAGATCTCCGCCAGCGTGGCGGCCATCGCGGCGCGGTCCAGCACCGCGAGGATCGGCTTCCCGTCGCTGTCCCAGCGCGCGTAGGGGCCGTCGGCGCCGCCCTCGCCCGGCTTCGCGGCCGCCAGCTGCGGCAGGATCCGGTCGTAGAACCGGAAGCACTCGGCGAAGTTGTCGACGAGCAGTCGCGGATGCACGGTGTCCACCAGATTGGCCGGTCGCTTGGCCATGAGCACTCCTCCACCGGATTCGGTCGGTTCGTGGAAAGTCGGTCGGGAATTCGGTCGTGGAAAAAAGGGAAGCCGGTCCGGGAATCGGTGAACCCGACGCCCGGACCGGCTCAGGTGCGCCGTCCGCCCACTCGGTGCGGTACCTGCCTGGGGGAGGGACAAGCCGCGGCCGGAGCCGGAATCGCACCAGCTGTGCACAGTCAGGTTAGCCAGCCGCTTTTGCCGGGCGCAGCCCCTAGAAAGCGGGTCGCTCGCGGCGGTGCCGGACAGGGGTCCCCGGCCGGGCGTTTAGGGGGCAACCGCTGTGGTGAGGCCGGTGTTCGAGTGGTTTCAATGGGTTTTCGCGAAATAGGACGCAATCCAGTTGCCGGCCGATCGCGGTCGCGCACCGAAGCTGCGGAGCTGATGCTGTGATCGAACTTCCTGAACCGGATGGCACCCTGCGGGCGTACCGGCCGGTGACCCAGCCACGGGACTTCGCGCCGACCGGCACCACGCCGGTCAGCCGGGTCGCGTTCTCCACCGCGCACGTGGTGGCCCACCCGATGGCCGCCAACAGTCCGCTGCTGGCCTTCGAACCGATGCGCCCGCCCGCGCTGGACTGGGACGCGACGATGGCCTACCGCCGTCACCTCTGGTCGCACGGGCTGTCCCTCGCCGAGGCGCTGGACACCCAGAACCGGGCGATGGGACTGGACTGGCCCACTTCCGCGGAGCTGATCCGCCGGTCGGCCGCCGAGGCCAAGGCGGTGGGCGGCCGGATCGCCGGCGGGGTGTGGACCGACCAGCTCGACCCGATGGGTTCCTACACCAAGGCCGAGGTCGTCGCCGCCTACGAGGAGCAGCTGGAGGTGGTCGAGGACGCCGGTGCGCAGGCCATCATCCAGGCCAGCCCGGCGCTGGTGCCGGTGGCGCACGGCCCGGAGGACTACGCCGAGGTGTACCGGAACCTGTTGCGCCAGGCCAAGCAGCCGGTGATCCTGCACTGGGTGCTGCCCGCCTCCGACCCGCGCCTGGTGGGGTACTGGGGGCACGCGGACCTCGCCGCCGCGACCGACGACTTCCTGGCCGTGGTCAGGGAGAACGTGGCCAAGGTCGACGGGGTCAAGGTGTGGCCCGCCTCCCGTGAGTACGAACTCGACCTGCGCCGCAGGCTGCCCGAGGGCGTGCACTGCTACAACGGGGACATCACCGACTTCCCCGAGCTGATCGCCGGGGACGAGCTGGGGTACAGCGACACGCTGACCGCGATCTTCGACCCGATCGCACCCATCGCCGGTGCTGCCTTCCGCAAGCTGGACGCCGGTGACGCCAAGGGATTCCGCACCGAGATGGAGTCCACTTTGGAGCTGGCGCAGCACCTGTTCGACGGCGATGCGATCACCATGCGCTTCTTCAAGACCGGTTTTGTGTTCCTCGCCTGGCTCGGCGGGTACCAGGACCACTTCCGGATGGTCTGGGGTGAGCAGTCGGCGCGATCGGTGCCGCACCTGGCCAAGGCGTACCGGCTGGCGGACTCGCTCGGCCTGTTCCCGGACCCGGAACTCGCCGAGCGCCGGATGCGCGTGGTGCTGGCCACCGCCGGGTTGAGCTGAGCTGACCGGAGCAGGGGCCGGGGCGGAACTTCGAGATTGGTAGAGAGCTATGGCGGATGACGGAAAGCTGCTGGACTACCTCAAGAAGGTGACCACGGACCTGCGCCAGACTCGCCGCCGGTTGCAGGAGGCGGAGTCCGCGACGCAGGAGCCGATCGCGATCATCGGGATGAGCTGCCGCTACCCCGGCGGGGTGCGGTCGCCGGAGGACCTGTGGCGGCTCGTCGCCGACGGCCGGGACGCGATCGGCCCGTTCCCCGGGGACCGCGGCTGGGACCTCGGCGCCCTGTTCTCCACCGAGCCGGACCGCTCCGGCTCCAGCTACGCGCACGAAGGCGGGTTCGTCGACGGCGCCGATGAGTTCGACGCGGCGTTCTTCGGGATCTCGCCGAAGGAAGCACTGGCGATGGACCCGCAGCAGCGGCTGCTGCTCGAACTGTCCTGGGAGGCGTTCGAGCGGGCCGGGATCGATCCGCACACGCAGCGCGGGAACCGGGTGGGCGTGTTCGCCGGAACCGGCAGCCAGGACTACGAGCAGCTGCTGAACGCGCACCCGGACCTGTCCGAAGCCTACGGCGGCACCGCGACTTCGGCCGCGGTGCTGGCCGGCCGGGTGTCCTACACCTTCGGCCTGGAGGGGCCCGCGGTCAGTGTGGACACCGCGTGCTCGTCGTCGCTGGTGGCGTTGCACCTCGCCGCGCAGGCACTGCGGCAACGGGAATGCGGGCTCGCGCTGGCCGGTGGGGTCATGGTGATGGCCACGCCCGGCGTGTTCGTCGGGTTCAGCCGCCAGGGCGGGCTGGCGGTCGACGGCCGGTGCAAGTCCTTCTCCGACAACGCCGACGGGACCGCCTGGGGCGAGGGTGCGGGACTGCTCGTGCTGGAGCGGTTGTCCGACGCCCAGCGCAACGGCCACCGCGTGCTCGCGGTCGTGCGCGGCACCGCGGTGAACTCCGATGGCGCGTCGAACGGCCTGACCGCGCCGAACGGACCTTCGCAGCAGCGAGTGATCCGCCAGGCACTGGCGAACGCGGGCCTGTCCGCGTCCGAAGTGGACGCGGTGGAGGCACACGGCACCGGCACCACTCTCGGTGATCCGATCGAGGCGCAGGCGCTGCTGGCCACCTACGGGCAGGGCAGGACGGCGGACCGGCCGTTGTGGCTCGGCTCGCTCAAGTCGAACCTCGGGCACACACAAGCCGCCGCCGGGGTGGGTGGCGTGATCAAGATGGTGCAGGCGATGCGGCACGGCCTGCTGCCGAAGACC
The genomic region above belongs to Amycolatopsis sp. YIM 10 and contains:
- a CDS encoding VOC family protein gives rise to the protein MAKRPANLVDTVHPRLLVDNFAECFRFYDRILPQLAAAKPGEGGADGPYARWDSDGKPILAVLDRAAMAATLAEISPSSAGEAVLLVFRLADVDAAQRLLEENGATVVRPAADYPEWGPETRMAHLRDPAGNLVELQSSPD
- a CDS encoding DUF993 family protein → MIELPEPDGTLRAYRPVTQPRDFAPTGTTPVSRVAFSTAHVVAHPMAANSPLLAFEPMRPPALDWDATMAYRRHLWSHGLSLAEALDTQNRAMGLDWPTSAELIRRSAAEAKAVGGRIAGGVWTDQLDPMGSYTKAEVVAAYEEQLEVVEDAGAQAIIQASPALVPVAHGPEDYAEVYRNLLRQAKQPVILHWVLPASDPRLVGYWGHADLAAATDDFLAVVRENVAKVDGVKVWPASREYELDLRRRLPEGVHCYNGDITDFPELIAGDELGYSDTLTAIFDPIAPIAGAAFRKLDAGDAKGFRTEMESTLELAQHLFDGDAITMRFFKTGFVFLAWLGGYQDHFRMVWGEQSARSVPHLAKAYRLADSLGLFPDPELAERRMRVVLATAGLS